A region from the Lolium perenne isolate Kyuss_39 chromosome 4, Kyuss_2.0, whole genome shotgun sequence genome encodes:
- the LOC127292672 gene encoding cold-regulated 413 plasma membrane protein 1, with product MPSYLAMKTGSASEAAQALLQSDLQELGMAARKFANHAMALDDQGGLGLGLLGSIFKWLAFAAAVYLLILDRTNWKTKMLTGLLIPYIFFTLPGVLFNLIRGEIGAWIAFVAVIVQLFFPKHFRDYLEMPAALILLTVVAPSLIADTFRNDFVGVGICLVIGCYLLQEHIRASGGFKPAFSRANGVSNSIGIALLFIYPVWALITMIF from the exons ATGCCGTCGTACCTAGCGATGAAGACGGGCAGCGCGTCGGAGGCGGCGCAGGCGCTGCTGCAGTCCGACCTGCAGGAGCTGGGCATGGCGGCGAGGAAGTTCGCCAACCACGCGATGGCCCTCGACGACCAAGGGGGCCTCGGCCTCGGCCTCCTCGGCTCCATCTTCAAATGGCTCGCCTTCGCCGCCGCAGT ATACCTCCTGATATTGGACCGGACAAACTGGAAGACCAAGATGCTGACGGGCCTCCTGATTCCTTACATTTTCTTCACCCTGCCTGGCGTGCTGTTTAATCTCATCAG GGGAGAGATCGGTGCCTGGATCGCATTCGTTGCTGTCATCGTGCAGCTCTTCTTCCCAAAGCACTTCCGCG ATTATCTGGAGATGCCCGCCGCTCTGATCCTGCTCACGGTGGTCGCCCCCAGCCTGATCGCGGACACCTTCAGGAACGACTTCGTCGGCGTCGGCATATGCCTCGTCATTGGCTGCTACCTGCTTCAGGAGCACATCAGGGCCTCAGGTGGCTTCAAGCCGGCCTTCAGCAGGGCCAATGGCGTGTCCAACTCCATCGGCATCGCACTGCTCTTCATCTACCCAGTCTGGGCCTTGATTACCATGATCTTCTAG